In Trichocoleus desertorum NBK24, the following are encoded in one genomic region:
- the cobU gene encoding bifunctional adenosylcobinamide kinase/adenosylcobinamide-phosphate guanylyltransferase, with the protein MSLPPDPPDSLCLVTGPARSGKSEWAEALAMQSGKAVIYVATAQTNPDDLEWQARIERHRDRRPETWQTIQEPFDLARVIQQAPPNVCLLVDSLGTWLANFLEQDETAWVQTQQTLLHSLQQTQSQIIFVAEETGWGVVPAYPVGRTFRDRLGTLVRHIGAIASAVYLVTGGYVLNLTHLGTALPQALESAGDKS; encoded by the coding sequence ATGAGCTTGCCGCCCGATCCGCCTGATTCTTTGTGCTTGGTGACTGGGCCTGCTCGCTCTGGTAAAAGTGAATGGGCAGAAGCACTAGCTATGCAGTCAGGCAAAGCTGTGATTTATGTCGCTACCGCCCAAACGAATCCTGACGACCTAGAATGGCAAGCCCGGATTGAACGCCATCGCGATCGCCGTCCAGAAACGTGGCAAACGATTCAAGAACCCTTTGACCTAGCCAGAGTGATTCAGCAGGCACCACCTAACGTCTGCTTGCTAGTAGACTCCCTTGGCACTTGGCTTGCCAACTTCCTAGAGCAAGATGAGACAGCTTGGGTGCAAACCCAACAAACTTTGCTGCACAGCTTGCAACAAACCCAGAGTCAAATCATTTTCGTGGCAGAAGAAACAGGTTGGGGCGTGGTGCCTGCTTACCCAGTCGGGCGGACTTTCCGCGATCGCCTCGGAACTCTAGTCCGGCATATTGGTGCGATCGCGAGTGCTGTCTATTTAGTAACGGGCGGCTATGTGCTTAACTTGACCCATTTAGGGACAGCACTGCCTCAAGCGCTGGAGAGTGCTGGAGATAAATCGTAA
- the hpsU gene encoding hormogonium polysaccharide biosynthesis acetyltransferase HpsU, which produces MTSTPNPGLEPPLNDPINDALAEPPAAFTPPTPLEAEPWVDLRHYDQSGFDRGRPGWYVLLWWLVQAIAFPLTPHPANGLRRTLLKLFGAEIGSGVVIRPTARFTYPWKVTIGDSSWIGDDVVFYSLEQIQVGRHCVISQKSYLCTGSHNFQDPAFSLVTAPITIGNGAWVATDCFIAPGVQVGANAVVGARSSVFGSLPEGQVCWGTPCRPHHPRQMI; this is translated from the coding sequence ATGACTTCCACTCCTAATCCTGGCCTAGAACCTCCGCTCAATGACCCGATCAATGACGCGCTCGCCGAGCCTCCGGCTGCATTCACTCCACCTACACCCCTAGAGGCCGAACCGTGGGTGGATCTGCGGCATTACGACCAATCTGGGTTCGATCGCGGTCGCCCAGGCTGGTATGTGTTGCTTTGGTGGTTGGTGCAGGCGATCGCCTTTCCCCTTACGCCTCATCCAGCCAATGGGTTACGCCGGACTTTGCTCAAGCTGTTTGGGGCAGAGATTGGCTCAGGAGTGGTGATTCGGCCTACGGCTCGGTTTACCTACCCCTGGAAGGTCACGATCGGAGACTCTAGCTGGATTGGGGATGATGTCGTCTTTTACAGCCTCGAACAGATTCAAGTCGGTCGTCACTGCGTCATTTCCCAAAAAAGCTATCTCTGCACTGGCAGTCACAACTTTCAAGACCCAGCATTCAGCTTAGTCACTGCCCCCATTACGATTGGCAATGGTGCCTGGGTGGCTACCGATTGCTTCATTGCTCCTGGCGTGCAAGTGGGCGCTAATGCGGTGGTAGGTGCCCGTAGCAGCGTCTTTGGCAGCTTACCGGAGGGACAAGTTTGCTGGGGTACCCCTTGTCGGCCTCATCACCCCAGACAAATGATCTGA
- a CDS encoding DUF2499 domain-containing protein, translating into MHALSIPTWIIHISSVLEWMAAIWLIWTYAEVSQNRAWRSLSLGMLPALVSAMCACTWHFFDNLASLEWLVTFQAAMTVVGNFTLLFAGWWIWRSSRKGGVAAPLDSE; encoded by the coding sequence ATGCACGCACTTTCAATTCCTACTTGGATTATTCACATTTCTAGTGTGCTGGAGTGGATGGCAGCGATTTGGCTAATCTGGACTTATGCGGAGGTGAGCCAAAATCGGGCTTGGCGATCGCTATCGTTGGGAATGTTGCCTGCGTTGGTGAGTGCGATGTGTGCTTGCACTTGGCACTTTTTTGATAATCTTGCCTCTTTGGAGTGGTTGGTGACGTTTCAGGCGGCGATGACCGTGGTGGGGAATTTTACGCTATTGTTTGCGGGTTGGTGGATTTGGCGGTCTAGTCGGAAGGGTGGTGTGGCGGCACCTTTGGATTCAGAATAG
- the csaB gene encoding polysaccharide pyruvyl transferase CsaB, producing MESVRAVLCGYYGKGNGGDEALLASLLQMLPNHVTPIVLSGDSAQTQAAYGVEACDRKTPQVLVPALKQANVLIWGGGSLMQDVTSAASPVYYGGLMGLAQRFGLKTIAWAQGIGPLNRSFTRWLARQAFTNCDAVSVRDQGSAALLSEWQVPFLLAPDPVWALETKPVEGLWDLPAPRVAVALRSHSSLTPERLATFTQALVNFQKATQTCILLVPFQPAQDLAIAETIQPQLPGPSKILSLSDPQQLKGVFRGVEMAIAMRYHGLIMAAAEGCRCFALSYDPKVSQLMSELEIPGWDLVGGSEHSVMPDDAHTISQTWLECYANGEPLSANQIRSLVDRALMHRDLLHQALQGL from the coding sequence ATGGAATCAGTTCGGGCGGTCTTGTGTGGCTATTATGGCAAAGGCAATGGGGGAGACGAAGCCCTACTGGCCTCGCTGCTGCAAATGCTCCCTAACCATGTGACCCCAATCGTGCTGTCGGGTGACTCTGCCCAAACTCAGGCGGCCTATGGCGTGGAAGCCTGCGATCGCAAAACCCCTCAAGTCTTAGTTCCTGCCCTCAAACAAGCCAACGTATTGATTTGGGGTGGCGGTAGCCTGATGCAAGACGTGACTAGTGCCGCTAGCCCAGTTTATTACGGGGGCTTGATGGGCTTAGCGCAACGATTTGGCCTCAAAACGATTGCTTGGGCGCAGGGAATTGGCCCCTTAAATCGTAGTTTTACCCGCTGGTTGGCTCGTCAAGCTTTTACCAACTGTGATGCGGTGAGCGTACGAGATCAAGGTTCTGCTGCCCTTTTATCTGAGTGGCAAGTGCCCTTTCTACTCGCGCCTGATCCCGTTTGGGCCTTGGAAACCAAACCTGTCGAAGGACTGTGGGATTTGCCAGCACCACGAGTAGCGGTTGCTCTGCGATCACATTCCTCCCTCACTCCCGAAAGGCTAGCCACATTTACTCAGGCTTTAGTTAATTTCCAAAAAGCGACCCAAACTTGTATTTTGCTGGTGCCTTTTCAACCTGCTCAAGATTTGGCGATCGCTGAAACGATTCAACCTCAACTGCCTGGGCCTAGCAAAATTCTCAGCCTCAGCGATCCACAACAACTCAAAGGGGTGTTTCGGGGAGTGGAGATGGCGATTGCCATGCGCTACCACGGTTTAATTATGGCCGCAGCCGAGGGATGCCGCTGCTTTGCCCTCAGCTACGACCCTAAAGTGAGCCAACTGATGAGTGAGCTAGAGATTCCAGGTTGGGATTTGGTCGGTGGTTCGGAGCATTCGGTGATGCCTGATGATGCCCATACCATCAGCCAAACTTGGTTAGAGTGCTATGCCAATGGGGAGCCGCTTTCGGCTAATCAAATTCGCTCCTTAGTCGATCGCGCGTTAATGCATCGCGATCTCTTGCATCAAGCTTTACAAGGCTTGTAA
- a CDS encoding DUF3593 domain-containing protein, with translation MSKESLFAISLFPYLGFLWFLTRSGQTPRLALIGFYLTLLFVAVTIPAGIYAKVAYGANLADIDWLHGGAEFFLTLSNIFVVIGFRQAVVEKRRSLL, from the coding sequence ATGTCCAAAGAATCTCTCTTCGCGATCTCGCTGTTTCCCTATTTGGGGTTTCTCTGGTTTTTGACTCGGTCTGGGCAAACGCCTCGCTTGGCTTTGATTGGGTTTTATTTGACGTTGCTGTTTGTGGCGGTGACGATTCCGGCGGGGATTTATGCCAAGGTGGCTTATGGGGCGAATTTGGCAGATATTGATTGGTTACATGGGGGGGCGGAGTTTTTCTTGACTTTGTCAAATATCTTTGTGGTGATTGGGTTTCGGCAAGCGGTGGTGGAGAAACGGCGATCGCTGCTCTAA
- the galE gene encoding UDP-glucose 4-epimerase GalE encodes MAQAKPTILVTGGAGYIGSHAVLALQQAGYGVVVLDNLVYGHRDLVEQVLKAELIVGDTSDRALLDQVFATHDIAAVMHFAAYAYVGESVTDPAKYYQNNVMGTLTLLEAMLAASIKKFVFSSTCATYGVPKTVPIPEDHPQQPINPYGASKLMVERILTDFDVAYDFKSVCFRYFNAAGADPGGLLGEDHNPETHLLPLVLMTALGQRESVSIFGTDYPTPDGTCIRDYIHVSDLATAHLLGLEYLLQGGKSEVFNLGNGNGFSVRQVIEVAQQVTGKSIAAIERDRRPGDPPSLIGSSDKARSRLNWQPQYSSLHDILSHAWHWHQKRHP; translated from the coding sequence GTGGCACAAGCCAAACCCACAATTTTGGTCACAGGTGGAGCAGGGTATATCGGCTCCCATGCGGTCTTAGCACTGCAACAAGCGGGTTATGGAGTCGTAGTCTTAGACAACTTAGTCTACGGACACCGAGACTTGGTAGAGCAAGTGCTGAAAGCGGAATTAATTGTCGGTGATACTAGCGATCGCGCCCTCCTAGACCAGGTATTCGCCACCCACGACATTGCCGCAGTCATGCACTTTGCCGCCTATGCCTATGTGGGCGAATCGGTAACAGATCCCGCCAAGTACTACCAAAACAACGTGATGGGGACGTTGACGCTGCTAGAAGCAATGTTAGCTGCGTCCATCAAAAAGTTTGTCTTCTCCTCTACCTGTGCCACTTACGGCGTTCCTAAAACGGTGCCGATTCCGGAGGATCACCCGCAACAGCCGATCAATCCCTATGGGGCGAGTAAGCTGATGGTGGAGCGGATATTGACGGATTTCGATGTCGCCTACGACTTCAAGTCTGTCTGTTTTCGCTACTTCAACGCGGCGGGCGCTGATCCAGGTGGCTTACTAGGAGAAGACCACAACCCAGAAACCCACCTACTGCCTTTGGTCCTCATGACCGCGCTGGGCCAACGAGAATCTGTGTCAATTTTTGGCACCGATTACCCAACACCAGATGGCACCTGCATCCGCGACTATATCCACGTCTCTGACTTGGCTACCGCCCATCTTTTGGGGTTAGAGTATCTGCTGCAAGGTGGCAAGAGTGAAGTGTTTAATTTGGGGAACGGGAATGGTTTTTCGGTGCGGCAGGTGATTGAAGTGGCTCAACAGGTGACAGGAAAATCCATTGCAGCCATTGAGCGCGATCGCCGACCGGGTGATCCCCCTAGCTTAATTGGCAGTAGCGACAAAGCTCGATCCCGACTCAATTGGCAACCCCAATATTCCAGCTTGCATGATATTCTGTCTCACGCTTGGCACTGGCACCAAAAGCGCCACCCATAG
- a CDS encoding ribonuclease Z — MGFGKRWWRNGDRCSKCSLCCGTRILGYSWESNWQVARGEYVTRQNITRQTITSQNATTRSIGVNSALQITFLGTSSGVPTRSRNVSSVALRLPQRAEVWLFDCGEGTQHQFLRSDLKVSQLSRIFITHMHGDHIFGLMGLLASCGLAGSPTRIDIYGPPGLDEYLRASGRYSQTHFSYPIKVHTVQPGVVYEDDEFVVSCGPLKHRVTSFGYRVVEKDRVGRFDVEKAKALGIPSGPLYGKLKRGETVTLPDGRKISGAELCGPTEAGRKIAYCTDTIFCEEAVELAQEADVVIHEATFAHQDAELAYQRLHSTSTMAAQVALAAQAKQLIMTHFSPRYAPGNAIQLSDLQEEARAIFPNTQMAYDFFTYEVPRRQATELVSTP, encoded by the coding sequence TTGGGTTTCGGCAAGCGGTGGTGGAGAAACGGCGATCGCTGCTCTAAATGCTCTCTTTGCTGTGGCACCAGGATTCTCGGCTATAGTTGGGAAAGCAATTGGCAAGTTGCGAGAGGTGAATACGTCACCCGTCAAAACATCACTCGTCAAACCATCACCAGCCAAAACGCCACAACTAGAAGCATTGGAGTTAACTCGGCTTTGCAGATAACGTTTTTAGGAACTAGCTCTGGAGTCCCCACGCGATCGCGCAATGTTTCGAGCGTGGCCCTTCGTTTACCGCAGCGGGCGGAGGTTTGGCTATTCGATTGTGGGGAGGGGACTCAACATCAGTTCCTCCGCAGTGACCTCAAGGTCAGTCAGTTGAGCCGCATTTTTATTACCCACATGCACGGGGATCATATCTTTGGCTTGATGGGGTTGTTGGCAAGTTGTGGGTTGGCGGGAAGTCCAACTCGAATCGATATTTACGGCCCCCCAGGACTGGATGAATACTTGCGGGCCAGCGGTCGGTATTCGCAAACGCACTTTTCTTATCCGATCAAGGTGCATACGGTGCAGCCGGGAGTAGTCTATGAAGACGATGAGTTTGTGGTTAGTTGTGGCCCGCTCAAGCATCGGGTGACGAGTTTTGGCTATCGGGTGGTAGAGAAGGACAGAGTAGGGCGCTTCGATGTGGAGAAGGCGAAAGCTCTTGGCATTCCTTCGGGGCCGCTCTATGGCAAGCTGAAGCGGGGCGAGACGGTGACGCTGCCTGATGGCCGCAAGATTAGTGGAGCTGAACTCTGTGGCCCTACGGAAGCGGGTCGAAAGATCGCTTACTGCACAGACACAATTTTTTGTGAGGAGGCAGTGGAGCTAGCTCAAGAAGCGGATGTGGTAATTCATGAGGCTACGTTTGCTCACCAGGATGCAGAGTTGGCTTATCAACGCTTACATTCCACTTCGACAATGGCGGCTCAAGTGGCGCTAGCGGCTCAGGCGAAGCAGTTGATTATGACTCACTTTAGTCCCCGTTATGCTCCGGGCAACGCGATTCAATTGAGTGATTTGCAAGAGGAAGCGCGGGCTATTTTCCCTAATACCCAGATGGCCTACGACTTCTTTACCTATGAAGTCCCACGACGGCAAGCGACAGAACTAGTGTCGACTCCTTAG
- a CDS encoding serine/threonine-protein kinase, with amino-acid sequence MQAGNVLQGRYLLQQPLGHNTSHQNAARQTWLALDQAPCHSADQPTASATETPKPVVIKLLAFSPQLQWDEWKLFEREAQILQQLDHPKVPRCHTQFSLEPVAGVAWCALVQDYIPGTSLQQLLNQGYRFSETEVRQIATEVLEILVDLHGLCPPVLHRDLKPSNLILTPEQQIYVVDFGAGQNQAIAPGGSFTVVGTYGYTPMEQFGGRTVPASDLYALGATLVHLLTGIDPADLPQRQLQLQWHAHAPSNLSPSLARWIDTLIAPAVEQRFSSAEQALAAIAHFGTDPMAYLVAALMDIVVGVESNSVDGQANGRANGRATNQANNRAIAPQPAHSQIQVHQSPDTLQIKIPAPQGAWSTSARLGGKLLLTTGMLSLPIWLAVLAIVPLSPLAVFPESMMPLVICTPFLLFLHAFFLAGLGVFSGWEQEIVQVLQLLQGQHSLSLNQHCVAIESRFGGVTYRGQHEFTRNIEQVRTASLGRIALQAIGKTHLFGWGLAAAEQEWLVQEMQAWLQAHGSATMLSAESQEQ; translated from the coding sequence ATGCAGGCTGGAAACGTTCTCCAGGGGCGCTATCTACTTCAACAACCGCTGGGGCACAACACCAGCCATCAAAATGCTGCGCGGCAAACTTGGCTAGCCCTAGATCAGGCACCTTGCCATTCTGCCGATCAGCCAACGGCTTCAGCAACTGAGACACCCAAACCAGTCGTGATTAAGCTGCTGGCCTTTAGTCCTCAACTCCAATGGGATGAATGGAAGCTATTTGAGCGAGAAGCCCAAATTTTGCAGCAGCTTGACCATCCAAAGGTACCCCGGTGCCATACTCAGTTTTCGCTGGAGCCTGTGGCAGGGGTGGCCTGGTGTGCTCTAGTCCAAGATTATATTCCTGGTACTTCTTTGCAGCAGTTGCTCAACCAGGGATACCGCTTTAGCGAAACTGAGGTACGACAAATCGCTACGGAAGTACTAGAAATCTTGGTGGATTTGCATGGGCTGTGCCCTCCAGTGCTACACCGCGATCTGAAGCCCAGTAATCTGATTTTGACGCCAGAACAGCAAATTTATGTAGTGGATTTTGGGGCAGGGCAGAACCAAGCGATCGCCCCGGGTGGTAGCTTTACGGTGGTGGGCACCTATGGCTATACGCCAATGGAGCAGTTTGGAGGCCGCACCGTGCCTGCTTCCGACTTATACGCCTTGGGCGCAACTTTGGTGCATTTACTGACGGGCATCGACCCTGCCGATTTACCTCAACGGCAACTGCAACTGCAATGGCACGCTCATGCCCCCAGCAACCTCAGCCCAAGCTTGGCGCGTTGGATTGATACCTTGATTGCTCCTGCGGTTGAGCAACGCTTTTCTAGTGCTGAGCAAGCCTTAGCCGCGATCGCCCATTTTGGGACCGATCCTATGGCTTATCTTGTGGCTGCTCTTATGGATATTGTCGTTGGGGTAGAGTCTAACTCCGTAGATGGTCAAGCCAACGGTCGAGCCAATGGTCGAGCTACTAATCAAGCTAATAATCGAGCGATCGCGCCTCAGCCAGCCCATAGCCAGATCCAAGTCCACCAGTCTCCGGACACGCTTCAGATCAAAATTCCTGCGCCTCAGGGAGCTTGGTCAACTTCAGCCCGCCTGGGGGGTAAACTGCTACTCACTACGGGGATGCTGTCTTTACCTATATGGCTGGCTGTTTTGGCGATCGTTCCCCTCAGTCCTCTGGCGGTCTTCCCAGAATCCATGATGCCCTTGGTCATCTGCACCCCATTTCTATTGTTCTTACACGCATTTTTTCTGGCGGGTCTGGGAGTCTTTTCTGGTTGGGAACAGGAAATAGTTCAGGTATTGCAACTACTACAAGGTCAGCATTCTCTGTCTTTAAATCAGCATTGCGTGGCTATTGAGTCTCGTTTTGGAGGAGTGACTTATCGAGGACAACATGAATTTACCCGCAACATCGAACAAGTGCGGACAGCCTCCTTGGGTAGAATCGCGCTGCAAGCGATCGGCAAAACTCATCTCTTTGGTTGGGGTCTAGCCGCAGCAGAACAAGAATGGCTGGTTCAGGAAATGCAAGCTTGGCTCCAAGCTCATGGCTCAGCGACGATGCTGTCTGCGGAGTCCCAGGAGCAATAA
- a CDS encoding proton extrusion protein PcxA, translating into MKTSMLAKLKGYVLTASSWLFNTPERSLDQAYDAALMIKAIEDEHFQGDRISAKANGYSSNVSSYFQAELRKYLNTAKLRLTEFKASSLFIDISNQTTNGFKSANNSSEQLVFEARDKAAIILEKLRFIDEVLARYTPQRQAPLQPVPPNNSLVPIPPTAPLKLDNSTSLAPNNTNDWVRSSTVPKPATQVDKASGGPNIVPRSILRTFVRLRRDLDPQSEVEVVENFRNTKARTIISIRFILLIILIPLLTQQVSKNFLIGPIVDRFRTDQPVDIFLNTDLEEEAFIELQRFEEKLKFKNLISSAPSLKAEEIELSVKEKAIELAEEFNYRSANAIKNVFADLLSLVAFACVIAASKREIAIVKSFMDEVIYGLSDSAKAFIIILFTDVFVGFHSPHGWEVILGGVSRHLGLPENHDFIFLFIATFPVILDTVFKYWIFRYLNRISPSAVATYRNMNE; encoded by the coding sequence ATGAAAACGTCTATGTTGGCAAAATTGAAAGGCTATGTACTTACTGCCAGCAGTTGGCTGTTCAATACCCCTGAAAGATCGCTCGACCAAGCCTATGATGCGGCTCTGATGATCAAGGCAATTGAAGATGAGCATTTTCAAGGCGATCGAATTTCTGCGAAAGCCAATGGGTATAGTAGCAACGTTTCTTCTTACTTTCAGGCGGAACTCAGGAAATATCTCAACACTGCCAAACTAAGGCTAACTGAATTTAAGGCCAGTAGTTTATTTATTGATATTTCTAATCAAACTACGAATGGGTTTAAATCAGCCAATAATTCTTCTGAACAGTTAGTTTTTGAGGCGAGAGACAAAGCAGCCATTATTCTAGAAAAGCTGAGATTTATTGATGAAGTTTTAGCGCGATATACTCCACAACGGCAGGCTCCCCTTCAACCAGTACCGCCGAATAACTCATTGGTTCCCATTCCACCTACTGCTCCTCTAAAACTAGATAACTCAACTAGTCTGGCCCCAAACAATACCAATGATTGGGTGCGTTCCTCTACCGTGCCAAAGCCAGCAACGCAGGTAGATAAAGCCTCTGGGGGACCCAATATTGTTCCTCGCTCGATTCTGAGAACCTTTGTCAGGCTAAGACGAGACTTAGACCCGCAATCTGAAGTAGAAGTGGTGGAAAACTTTCGCAATACCAAAGCGAGAACCATCATCTCAATTCGGTTTATTTTATTGATTATTTTAATTCCTTTACTCACGCAGCAAGTTTCTAAAAACTTTCTCATCGGTCCAATTGTGGATCGTTTTAGAACGGACCAGCCCGTTGATATTTTCCTCAATACTGACTTAGAAGAAGAAGCTTTTATTGAGTTGCAAAGATTTGAGGAAAAATTGAAGTTTAAGAACTTAATTAGTAGCGCTCCCAGCTTAAAAGCAGAGGAGATCGAACTAAGCGTCAAAGAAAAAGCGATCGAGCTAGCCGAGGAATTTAACTATCGCAGCGCTAATGCGATTAAAAATGTCTTTGCAGATCTCCTATCTTTGGTAGCTTTTGCTTGTGTTATTGCGGCCAGTAAGCGAGAAATTGCGATCGTCAAGTCCTTTATGGACGAAGTCATTTATGGCCTCAGTGACAGTGCCAAAGCCTTTATCATTATTTTGTTTACAGATGTTTTCGTGGGGTTCCACTCGCCCCACGGCTGGGAAGTGATTCTGGGTGGCGTTTCGCGACATTTAGGACTACCAGAAAATCACGATTTCATTTTTCTGTTTATCGCGACTTTCCCCGTGATTTTAGACACAGTCTTCAAGTACTGGATCTTCCGCTACCTCAACCGCATTTCTCCCTCAGCAGTTGCGACTTACCGCAACATGAACGAGTAG
- a CDS encoding glycosyltransferase family 2 protein: MPDPQISAVICTHNREQYLGAAIDSLLEQDFPNFEVIVVDNASTDRTREIIEARLSDPRLQYIYESVPGLSVARNTGAKVAKSDLIAYLDDDAEASPGWLSALYRAYQSNEKLAIAGGKVTLLWPPNVTAPRWLSPGLAANLGDYDLGDTIVEIQNPNLTPRGLNYSVRRSFLEQIGGFDVNLGRVGKNLLSNEELYLTEQALKRGWQVAYIPDALVAHNVSLERTKPAWFLNRGWWQGISEHYREKVTGRAGTGQLRRGGERLVRGLYKSVKYFADPAERFDNFVYAYCQIGYLQAVIQGMLAASDPKQPELSASGTKQPD; encoded by the coding sequence ATGCCTGATCCGCAGATTTCTGCCGTAATTTGTACCCATAACCGGGAACAATATTTGGGCGCAGCAATTGATAGCCTGCTGGAGCAGGATTTTCCTAACTTTGAAGTCATTGTGGTAGACAACGCCTCTACCGATCGCACCCGTGAGATTATCGAGGCGCGTTTATCCGATCCGCGATTGCAATACATTTATGAGTCAGTTCCAGGTCTCTCAGTGGCTCGCAATACAGGCGCGAAGGTAGCGAAGAGTGACCTCATTGCCTATTTAGACGATGATGCGGAAGCGAGTCCGGGATGGTTGAGTGCGCTTTACCGAGCGTACCAAAGCAATGAAAAACTCGCGATCGCGGGAGGCAAAGTAACGCTACTCTGGCCCCCTAATGTCACGGCTCCCCGTTGGTTATCTCCAGGATTGGCAGCAAATTTGGGCGACTACGACCTAGGCGATACGATCGTAGAAATCCAAAATCCTAATCTGACCCCACGCGGCCTCAATTATTCAGTGCGTCGGTCGTTCTTAGAGCAAATTGGCGGTTTTGATGTCAATTTGGGGCGCGTGGGCAAAAATCTACTCTCCAACGAGGAACTCTACCTCACCGAGCAAGCCCTAAAGCGGGGCTGGCAAGTTGCTTACATTCCCGATGCGTTGGTGGCTCACAATGTCTCTTTGGAGCGCACCAAACCCGCCTGGTTCCTGAATCGAGGCTGGTGGCAAGGTATTAGTGAGCATTACCGCGAGAAAGTCACAGGCCGTGCAGGTACGGGTCAACTTAGACGGGGGGGAGAACGCCTAGTGAGAGGATTGTACAAATCTGTTAAATATTTCGCTGACCCAGCCGAGCGCTTTGATAACTTCGTCTACGCTTACTGCCAAATTGGTTATCTACAGGCGGTCATTCAGGGCATGCTAGCGGCTTCAGATCCCAAGCAACCTGAACTCAGTGCTTCAGGCACTAAGCAACCTGACTAG
- a CDS encoding glycosyltransferase family 2 protein: MALAPKAPPIDRDRSSPVRSDLVSSGSVHSGFVHPSFTLGIVNMTSTLSKIPVSVLIPAKNEEENLPACLASVARADEVFVVDSQSSDRSIEISESQGANVVQFHFNGRWPKKKNWSLENLPFRNEWVLIVDCDERITPELWDEIAAAIQQPDCNGYYLNRRVFFLGKWIRHGGKYPDWNLRLFRHAKGRYENLNTEEIRNTGDNEVHEHVVLEGKVGYLKNDMLHEDFRDLFHWLERHNRYSNWEARVYLNLLTGNGEDGTIGANLFGDSVQRKRFLKRIWVQLPFKPLLRFILFYIIRLGFLDGKAGYIYGRLLSQYEYQIGVKLYELRDCGGKLNTSSTPKSVQPAPQPEAAPTQSPL, from the coding sequence TTGGCACTGGCACCAAAAGCGCCACCCATAGACCGCGATCGCTCTAGTCCGGTTCGTTCTGATCTTGTCTCCTCTGGTTCCGTTCACTCTGGTTTCGTTCACCCTTCGTTCACTTTGGGCATTGTTAACATGACCTCTACGCTCTCTAAGATTCCAGTCTCCGTTCTGATTCCTGCTAAAAACGAAGAAGAAAATCTTCCAGCTTGTCTGGCTAGTGTTGCAAGAGCCGACGAAGTGTTTGTGGTCGATTCTCAAAGTAGCGATCGCTCAATCGAGATTTCTGAAAGCCAAGGCGCAAACGTGGTGCAATTCCACTTCAATGGTCGCTGGCCCAAAAAGAAAAATTGGTCGCTGGAAAATTTACCCTTCCGCAACGAGTGGGTGCTAATCGTCGATTGTGACGAGCGAATTACGCCAGAATTGTGGGATGAAATTGCGGCTGCGATTCAGCAACCCGACTGCAACGGCTACTACCTCAATCGCCGAGTGTTTTTCCTAGGCAAGTGGATTCGTCACGGTGGCAAATATCCCGATTGGAACCTGCGGCTATTCCGCCATGCTAAGGGACGCTACGAGAACCTCAACACCGAGGAGATCCGCAACACCGGGGACAATGAAGTTCACGAACATGTGGTTTTAGAAGGCAAAGTCGGCTATCTAAAAAACGACATGCTGCACGAGGACTTTCGCGATTTGTTCCACTGGTTAGAGCGCCACAATCGCTATTCCAACTGGGAAGCTCGCGTTTACCTCAACTTGCTCACGGGTAACGGTGAGGATGGCACGATTGGCGCTAACTTGTTTGGTGATTCAGTCCAGCGCAAACGCTTCCTGAAAAGGATTTGGGTACAGTTACCCTTTAAGCCACTGTTACGCTTTATTTTGTTCTACATCATCCGTTTGGGCTTTTTGGATGGCAAAGCGGGTTACATCTACGGGCGCTTATTGAGCCAGTATGAGTACCAGATCGGGGTCAAGTTATACGAGTTACGCGATTGTGGTGGCAAGCTCAACACGAGCAGCACACCCAAATCTGTACAACCTGCACCCCAACCGGAAGCCGCGCCTACCCAATCTCCTCTATGA